In Leptolyngbya sp. O-77, the genomic window CGGATGGTGTCGGGTCTGTCGCCTGCGCCCCTGGGAGAAATCCGATTTCGCGGAAAAAAGATTACCCAACCGCTGAAAAACGTTGGCATTGCCTTTCAAAACCCAGTGCTAATGCCCTGGCGAAATACGCTGGCAAACGTCATGCTGCCGCTGGAAGTCGTGGAGCCGTATAAGCAAGAAATTCGCAATCCTAGCCGTAAGGCGATTCATGCCCGTGCTGCCGAAGAACTACTGGCTACGGTGGGGCTGAAGGACTTTGCAAAGCAGTATCCCTGGCAGTTGTCGGGCGGAATGCGCCAGCGGGCTTCGCTATGTCGGGCGCTGATTCATAAGCCCGAAATATTGCTGCTGGATGAGCCGTTTGGGGCGCTGGATGCCTTTACTCGTGAAGAGATGTGGGTAATGCTGCAAGAGCTATGGATGCACAATCGCTGCACCTGCATTTTGATTACCCACGACCTGCGAGAAGCAGTGTTTTTGTCTGATACGGTGTATGTCATGGGGCCACGACCTAGCTCGATTATCTACAAGGTGGACGTGTCTCTGCCGCGCCCCACTACATCAGACATGATGCTGTCGGATGACTTCAACCATATTGTGGCTGGCCTGCGCCGCCATATCCATCGCAACTAGCACAGCGTTGATTTTTATTATTCCGCTTATATTCCGCTTTGCATCCGCGACTTTTGCTTTTACCATTCTTCTGGCTATCATGAATACGCTCGATCGCCTTGAAAAATTCTCTCGCACAAAATCCGCCAGCGTCCTGTTTCCGGTGATAGCGACGGTGCTGCTGTTTGTGCTTTGGGAGCTGATTGTGCGGTTGCTCAACATTCCTAGCTACAATCTGCCCGCACCGTCTGCGATTTTGCAATCGGCGATCGCCCGTAGTTCAGCTTTATGGGAAAATTCGATGCAAACGCTGTTCACAACCCTGGCAGGATTTTTACTGGCAATTGTGGCAGGTATTATCCTCGGTTTTGTGATTGGCTATTCGCGGATAGCGTACATTGTGCTATATCCGCTGCTGGTCGGATTCAATACCATTCCCAAGGTGGCACTAGTGCCGCTATTTGCTCTGTGGTTTGGCATTGGCACGATTCCAGCGATTCTTACAGCGTTCCTGCTAGCGTTCTTCCCAATTGCAGTAAATGTGGCGCTGGGACTGGACACGGTGGAACCGGAGATGAAAGACGTGATGCGATCGCTCGGCGCATCCCAGTTCGAGATCTTTCAAAAAATTGGATTTCCCCACGTCATGCCCTACATTTTTGCATCGCTGAAGGTGGCGATTTCGCTGGCGTTTGTGGGTGCAGTGATTTCGGAAACCGTCGCCTCCAACAAGGGCATCGGCTACCTCATCGTTACTGCTAGTTCCAACTTCGACGTGCCGCTGGGGTTCGCTGGCCTGATGGTGCTAGCGATTATGGGGACTGCACTCTACGGCTTCTTTGCGGCGGCTGAAAAATACTTAATCTACTGGGCCCGATAGTCCGGCCCTGCTCAACCACCTGCTGAAAGTGGGCGACGGTGTCCAAAGTGTCCCACGGAACGATTCCCTGCGGCCCAAACCAGCGCTCAAACAACTGCGTTGCTGCTGTTTCTCCAGATAGCACGCCTTCCATAAAGCGGGTTAGGCTTTGATTGACCTGGGCGCGAAACGGCAGATCTTGTTTGGGCAGCAGACAGCCATAGACCTCTCGGCTAAAGGGTTGCGGCGGAATGACTTCGTAAGCATCGGCATCGGGTAGCGATCGCCGCAAGCCCTCCAGCAAGATGCCGTCGCTAGCCAGCGCATCAATCCGTCCCTGTTGCAGCAAAGACAGCCCCTCAGCGCGATCGCCCACGGGCACAATTCGCGCCAGCGGCAGCCGCCTGCGAATTAACTCTGCGTTAG contains:
- a CDS encoding ABC transporter ATP-binding protein; this encodes MVQSEAIDSAAKTDKPVILEFDRIGLEYQVDGSPRRIIDEISLNIAEGEFVSFVGPSGCGKTSILRMVSGLSPAPLGEIRFRGKKITQPLKNVGIAFQNPVLMPWRNTLANVMLPLEVVEPYKQEIRNPSRKAIHARAAEELLATVGLKDFAKQYPWQLSGGMRQRASLCRALIHKPEILLLDEPFGALDAFTREEMWVMLQELWMHNRCTCILITHDLREAVFLSDTVYVMGPRPSSIIYKVDVSLPRPTTSDMMLSDDFNHIVAGLRRHIHRN
- a CDS encoding ABC transporter permease, giving the protein MNTLDRLEKFSRTKSASVLFPVIATVLLFVLWELIVRLLNIPSYNLPAPSAILQSAIARSSALWENSMQTLFTTLAGFLLAIVAGIILGFVIGYSRIAYIVLYPLLVGFNTIPKVALVPLFALWFGIGTIPAILTAFLLAFFPIAVNVALGLDTVEPEMKDVMRSLGASQFEIFQKIGFPHVMPYIFASLKVAISLAFVGAVISETVASNKGIGYLIVTASSNFDVPLGFAGLMVLAIMGTALYGFFAAAEKYLIYWAR
- a CDS encoding transporter substrate-binding domain-containing protein, which encodes MPVGDRAEGLSLLQQGRIDALASDGILLEGLRRSLPDADAYEVIPPQPFSREVYGCLLPKQDLPFRAQVNQSLTRFMEGVLSGETAATQLFERWFGPQGIVPWDTLDTVAHFQQVVEQGRTIGPSRLSIFQPPQRSRRVQSP